ACAGCAATGTTGAAAGTTACACAACTTACGACATTCGCATGATCAGACCGAATTCTCCTGAGCGTATGCTATCACCTGAAGTCATGCATACCTTAGAGCATTGTTTTGCAACAGAAATTAGAACCATCTTAGGTGATGAGGTTATTTATGTTGGACCAATGGGCTGTTGCACGGGATTTTATGTTGTATTGGCTGGAACAGCGAGAACTCCTCAGAACTTGGCGGAATTGATGAAAGAAGTATTAGAAACTATTCTTACAGAAGGATACGAGGTGCCTTTCCAAAATCCGATTAGTTGCGGAAACTATACTTTCATGGATTTTCCTACCTCAAAACAGGCTTGTGTTAATTTCTTAAATCTAATAACTGCCGGAGAGTTGGCTTTTGAGTATCCATATATTGAAGAAAACTAAATGATCCTGAATAAAGATATTGAAACGATTATATTGGTAGCAAATAAAAATGAGCTGTCTTTTAATCCGACAAGTAAATCGACTTTTGTCTACGAAATTGGTGTAGGTAAAGTAAATGCTCTCCTAGCCGTTGCTACGCTTTATGAAGACATCAAAGCTTTAGGGATCAATCCTGTTCTTCTCAATGTGGGCACTGTGGGCTGTACAAGACATCCGATAGGACATGTCCTTTATCCGGCATACTATGCGCAAGGAGACGCGTATACAGATGGATTTTTTCTGGAAAACACCTTGTTTTTTAAAGGACAAGGGATCTTGGAATCCATTTCACGCGATGAATTTCGTTACGAAGATGCACTTTTGACATCGGATCGTTTTATCAATGTAAATACGGCTTTTTATCAGGATATCAAACATTTTAATCCTCTGGCATTTGATATGGAATCTTATGCCCTAGCGAATTTCTGTTTTCAAAAAAATCTCACCTTTCATAGCATTAAAATTGTTTCAGACAATTGTGATGGTACCGTTAAAGATTGGGAAAGCATTTTAGGGGAAATTTCGGGGAGATTGGGAGACATCCTCGATCAATTTATGAAAAAATTGAATCGCGAAAAAGCTGCTGCTGTCCCTATATCGTAAGCGAATGAGATCACAAAAAGACCTGTAGAAATAGAGGTCTTTTTTGTTGCTATTTGGGATGTACCGCTGCCCATATTCCCCAGTTCTGTTCCAATAAACTACCTTTTTCTTTCTTCAACAGCTGCCCCTACCGTCCTTCTAATTTGAATTTATCGAAACTATTCTTCGCCGAGGTTGTTCAGATAGTGGATGACAAGCCCATCGTTATAGTCAATATAACTCTTCCACACTGCAAATAAATCGATCTAATATTCTTATGAAGAAAAAAAAGAAAATAATAATTTCAAATAGACTGCCGATACAAATAGAACGAAAAAAAGAAAAATTAATCATCAAGCCGAGTGCGGGTGGACTTGCAACTGGGTTAAACTCCGCTTTTGATAGCGACGAAATACTCTGGGTTGGCTGGCCGGGAATCGTTCCGAAAGATGCAGAGGAAAAAGAAAAGATTGTTGAGCTTCTCGAACCGATGAGCTTACTTCCTGTTTTCTTATCAAAAGATGAAATCCGCAATTTCTACGAAGGTTATTCCAATGAGGTCCTTTGGCCTATCTGTCACTATCAGCCTAGCTACATTCATTTTGATCGCGAATATTGGTCTACGTATGTCACAGTGAATAAAAAATTTTGTGAAGCCGCTCTTTCCATCGATCAACTTTCGGATTTTATCTGGGTGCAGGATTATCAGCTTATGCTGCTCCCGCAACTGCTGCGTGCAGCAAACCAAACACTCAACATCGGATATTTTCACCATATCCCCTTTCCTTCTGAAGAGCTCTTTATGAACATTCCGCAACGTAAAGAATTGGTCGAAGGTTTATTGGGTGCGGATCTCATCGGATTTCATACGTTCGCTGATAGCCAGAACTTTCTAAACGCCTGCAAAAAAATACTGCATGTATCATCTGGTTATAATCAGCTGAAATATAAAGATCGCCATATCTTTGTGGAATCCTTTCCGATGGGCATTGATTTTGATAAATTCGTCCAAGTCAGCCATCAACCAAAAATTCAATCCATTGCAAGCCAATTTCGAAGCCACTTTCCCGACCAGAAGATTATTATATCGGTCGACAGGCTCGATTATAGCAAAGGGATATTAGAGCGATTACGTGCTTTTCTCACCTTCCTTGAAAAATACCCCGAATGGCATACAAAAGTTGTCTTATATATGCTTATCGTGCCCTCCAGGGATAAAGTGTCGCAATATAAGAAGCTGAAAGACGAGATTAACCGAAAGGTGAGTGAAATCAATTCCATTTATGGAAATTTAAGCTGGACGCCAGTATTATATTTTTACAAATCACTTCCATTCGAAGAGCTGGTTGGATTATATGTTGCATCTGATATCTGTATGATTACATCGACGCGCGATGGGATGAATCTTGTCAGTAAAGAATACATCGCCAGTAAAACGTTATCAAAAGGTGTGTTGATTTTAAGTGAGTTTGCGGGCGCTTCCAAAGAACTTGTTGACGCCTTGATTATTAACCCCTATAATCGAACGGAAACTGCCGACAGTATTTACCAAGCGCTTAAAATGCCGCCCGAAGAAATTCAGGAACGTACCGATGCCAATATTCAGATTATACAGAAGTTTAATGTACAGCATTGGGTGCAACTATTTACCAATCGCCTGGCTGAAACCAAAGCCATCCAGCGTGATGAATGGGCAAGGCGGATTTCAGATAAAGTGTTCAGTAGTATTTCGGAACGATACAGTAAAAGCAGCAACAGGCTCTTTTTCCTGGATTATGACGGCACTTTGGTCAAATTCCAGAACCACGCCCAAAAAGCAACTCCGACGACCTTATTGTACAACCTCTTAGATAATATCATTTCAGACCCACTTAATACCTTGGTCATCATAAGCGGGCGCTCGCAAGAAAGCTTATCGTCTTGGTTTGACGGTCGGTCTTACTATTTGGTTGCCGAACATGGCATTTGGTCAAATTTCCCAAATTTCAACTGGTCATATAAAAAAGGACTGGCACTTCACTGGATGCCCGAAGTAAAAAAATTGATGGAAAAATTAGCCGACCAGACCCCCGGCGCATTTATTGAGGTCAAGCCTTATTCGTTGGCCTGGCATTATAGAAAAGTAGAATTAGGCTTGGGCGAACTTAAAGCCACTGAATTAAAAGAGATTTTAAACCCGATGCTGAATGATTATGGCTTACAGTTACTTGACGGAAATGCCGTCATTGAGGTTAAAAATACGGAAGTTAACAAAGGTAAAGCAGCATTGGAAATCGCAGGTCATATAAAAGCAGATTTTATGTTGGCCATTGGCGACGACATTACCGATGAAGACCTATTCCGCTATCTTCCTCAATCGACGATAAGTATCAAAGTTGGTGGCAATAAATCTGCGGCAAAATATTATCTGGATGAACAAGAAGATGTTCTTCAATTTTTGAATCAACTTATCATAAAATAATGAACGAAAATACAATGGAAAAAAGACATACCTATCAATCTGGAATCATTGGCAATTGTTCCTATATAGCGCATGTCGGTATGGATACCAATATATCTTGGCTGTGCTGGCCCTCTTTCGAAGATAGCTTTGTATTTGGCAGTATGCTCGACAAACAGCAAGGCGGGCGCTTCGAGATCAGCTCAGAGGAACCTATTGTCGAAACCAAGCAATATTACATCAAAAACTCCAACGTGCTCTGCACGGAAATCCACACAGCGTCCTATGCCTATCGTGTTACGGATTTTGCCCCTCGATTTGAACAATTCGGACGATATTTTAAACCTTTGATGTTGGTCCGGAAGATCGAACCTTTATATGGGGCCCCCAGTGTAAACGTTAGGTGTCAGCCTACTGGCGACTATGGCCGATTGGCACTTAAACCAACCCGCGGAAGCAATCATATCCTGTATAGTAACGACCAGATCGGGGAACGAATTCGCCTTACTACGGATCTGCCCATTTCTCATTTCTTTCAAGAGGAGAGCTGGACCATCATCAGTGAGAATAAATACCTCGTATTGACCTATGATGCTGCTTTCGAATCGGCTATTGCAAGTACCTGCGAAGATTTCCTCCATAAGACAATTAGCTATTGGCAGCGATGGATTAAAAGATGTAGTATTCCCAACATCTATCAAACAGAAGTTATTCGATCCGCTTTGGTGCTAAAGCTCCATCAATATGAGGACACGGGAGCAATTATTGCAGCTTCAACAACAAGCTTGCCTGAGTACCCTGGTTCTGGCAGAAATTGGGATTACCGCTATTGCTGGGTACGGGATAGCTACTATGTATTAACGGCACTGACGCATATCGGTCAATTTGAAGAAATGGAAAGCTTTGCAAATTATATTGCCGGCATCACACATCGTAATCCGGGAAGGCTTCAACCATTGTACGGTATTCTCGGCAATTCCGAACTTACGGAACATATTTTACCCTATCTAAAAGGATATCAGGAGA
The Sphingobacterium multivorum genome window above contains:
- a CDS encoding S-ribosylhomocysteine lyase translates to MYTKEKAKVNSFTVDHTKLKQGIYAKASTTNNSNVESYTTYDIRMIRPNSPERMLSPEVMHTLEHCFATEIRTILGDEVIYVGPMGCCTGFYVVLAGTARTPQNLAELMKEVLETILTEGYEVPFQNPISCGNYTFMDFPTSKQACVNFLNLITAGELAFEYPYIEEN
- a CDS encoding bifunctional alpha,alpha-trehalose-phosphate synthase (UDP-forming)/trehalose-phosphatase, yielding MKKKKKIIISNRLPIQIERKKEKLIIKPSAGGLATGLNSAFDSDEILWVGWPGIVPKDAEEKEKIVELLEPMSLLPVFLSKDEIRNFYEGYSNEVLWPICHYQPSYIHFDREYWSTYVTVNKKFCEAALSIDQLSDFIWVQDYQLMLLPQLLRAANQTLNIGYFHHIPFPSEELFMNIPQRKELVEGLLGADLIGFHTFADSQNFLNACKKILHVSSGYNQLKYKDRHIFVESFPMGIDFDKFVQVSHQPKIQSIASQFRSHFPDQKIIISVDRLDYSKGILERLRAFLTFLEKYPEWHTKVVLYMLIVPSRDKVSQYKKLKDEINRKVSEINSIYGNLSWTPVLYFYKSLPFEELVGLYVASDICMITSTRDGMNLVSKEYIASKTLSKGVLILSEFAGASKELVDALIINPYNRTETADSIYQALKMPPEEIQERTDANIQIIQKFNVQHWVQLFTNRLAETKAIQRDEWARRISDKVFSSISERYSKSSNRLFFLDYDGTLVKFQNHAQKATPTTLLYNLLDNIISDPLNTLVIISGRSQESLSSWFDGRSYYLVAEHGIWSNFPNFNWSYKKGLALHWMPEVKKLMEKLADQTPGAFIEVKPYSLAWHYRKVELGLGELKATELKEILNPMLNDYGLQLLDGNAVIEVKNTEVNKGKAALEIAGHIKADFMLAIGDDITDEDLFRYLPQSTISIKVGGNKSAAKYYLDEQEDVLQFLNQLIIK
- a CDS encoding glycoside hydrolase family 15 protein gives rise to the protein MEKRHTYQSGIIGNCSYIAHVGMDTNISWLCWPSFEDSFVFGSMLDKQQGGRFEISSEEPIVETKQYYIKNSNVLCTEIHTASYAYRVTDFAPRFEQFGRYFKPLMLVRKIEPLYGAPSVNVRCQPTGDYGRLALKPTRGSNHILYSNDQIGERIRLTTDLPISHFFQEESWTIISENKYLVLTYDAAFESAIASTCEDFLHKTISYWQRWIKRCSIPNIYQTEVIRSALVLKLHQYEDTGAIIAASTTSLPEYPGSGRNWDYRYCWVRDSYYVLTALTHIGQFEEMESFANYIAGITHRNPGRLQPLYGILGNSELTEHILPYLKGYQESGPVRIGNQAFEHIQNDVYGQAMIALLPLFTDQRFKIHENKNVLGWVNFILEKIEATIEEKDAGIWEFRNFANHHCYSNLFQWVGCKAALLIARQNGYQDMEDRANVLLKKAEAYIEACYDEERKVYQNALDSRNLDASTLQLIVMDYLDPKSDRARDHLEMLEKELKGENGLFYRYKHQDDFGRPKSTFLVCAFWYVEALACVGRVEEAKEILERLLTYSNHLGLFSEDVTEDNGSQWGNFPQAYSHVGLMNAVYRLAIKLDKPIFH